The genomic region tctgcaagtaaaaaaggaaaatgaattggGAATTTACCTCTTCAGTTTATCACTGTCAGATCTGCTGTATACATTAACTCTCCCTCTATGGATTGATTATACTTGGAATAAAGACAACTGGACTTTCTCTCCTGCCTTGTGCAAAGTGAGTGCCTTCTTCACGTACATGAACTTCTACAGCAGCACAGCATTCCTCACCTGCATTGCTGTCGATCGGTACTTAGCAGTCGTCTACCCTTTGAAGTtctttttcctaaaaacaagaaGATTTGCATTCATGGTCAGCCTATTCGTCTGGATCTTGGAAACCATCTTCAATGCTGTCATTCTCTGGGAAGATGAAACGACTATCGAATACTGTGATGCCGAAAAGTCTAATTTCACTTTATGCTATGACAAATACCCCTTGGAAAAATGGCAAATCAAACTCAGCTTGTTTAGGACGTGTGCATGCTATGCCATACCTCTGGTCATCATAATGGTTTGCAACCTGAAGGTCTACCAAGCTGTGCAGCATAATCGAGCCACGGAAGACAGTGAAAAGAAGAGAATCA from Equus caballus isolate H_3958 breed thoroughbred chromosome 24, TB-T2T, whole genome shotgun sequence harbors:
- the GPR65 gene encoding psychosine receptor isoform X1, whose translation is MNSTCIEEQHDLDHYLFPIVYVIVVIVSIPANIGSLCVSFLQVKKENELGIYLFSLSLSDLLYTLTLPLWIDYTWNKDNWTFSPALCKVSAFFTYMNFYSSTAFLTCIAVDRYLAVVYPLKFFFLKTRRFAFMVSLFVWILETIFNAVILWEDETTIEYCDAEKSNFTLCYDKYPLEKWQIKLSLFRTCACYAIPLVIIMVCNLKVYQAVQHNRATEDSEKKRIIKLLVSITLTFILCFTPFHVMLLIRCILERNANLDNNLFDHKSGKQSYKMYRITVALTSLNCVADPILYCFVTETGRSDMWNVLKFCTGRLNTSQRQRKRIPSMSTKDTVELDILE